A genomic segment from Actinoplanes sichuanensis encodes:
- a CDS encoding DUF6807 domain-containing protein → MTELHVDGTRVATYVDAPELDIRLAPRPYLHPVRTLGGTVVTGELPQDHPWHLGVSVTMQDVDGVNVWGGRTYVRDQGYIWRDDHGRVLSDGRTPLPGGFTEDLRWVDAGGGLLLRERRSVTARPAARGWRLFFRYELSAPAQSEVTIGSPATNGRTGGAGYGGFFWRAGEGSAVTFTPSGSEPHGSTDPWLALSVEDAYTLVFTGLDGDDRWFARTEPGDYNGVCAALAWADPLTIKPGVPLSREITVLVADGHLTRDEVAAIV, encoded by the coding sequence ATGACCGAGCTGCACGTCGACGGCACCCGGGTGGCCACCTATGTGGACGCCCCCGAACTCGACATCCGTCTCGCGCCCCGTCCCTACCTGCACCCGGTCCGCACGCTGGGCGGCACCGTCGTCACCGGCGAGCTCCCGCAGGACCACCCGTGGCACCTCGGGGTCTCGGTCACCATGCAGGACGTCGACGGTGTCAACGTCTGGGGCGGCCGCACCTACGTGCGCGACCAAGGCTACATCTGGCGCGACGACCACGGGCGGGTCCTCTCCGACGGGCGTACGCCGCTGCCCGGCGGCTTCACCGAAGACCTGCGGTGGGTCGACGCGGGCGGCGGGCTTCTGCTGAGAGAGCGGCGTTCGGTCACGGCCCGTCCGGCGGCGCGAGGTTGGCGGCTCTTCTTTCGGTACGAACTGAGCGCCCCCGCCCAGTCGGAGGTGACGATCGGCAGCCCGGCCACGAACGGGCGAACCGGGGGAGCGGGCTACGGCGGCTTCTTCTGGCGCGCCGGCGAGGGTTCGGCGGTCACGTTCACACCGTCCGGCTCCGAACCGCACGGTTCCACCGACCCGTGGCTGGCACTGTCCGTCGAGGACGCGTACACCCTGGTCTTCACCGGCCTGGACGGCGACGACCGCTGGTTCGCCCGCACCGAACCGGGAGACTACAACGGTGTCTGCGCCGCCCTGGCCTGGGCGGACCCGCTGACCATCAAGCCGGGCGTCCCGTTGAGCCGGGAGATCACCGTCCTGGTCGCCGACGGCCACCTGACCCGCGACGAGGTCGCCGCCATCGTGTGA
- a CDS encoding MFS transporter, translating to MLKTTAKRDLGALLAATFLSWMGQRITAIALPLVALAQTGDVWTTGLVAGAAGLPLLTSGWWAGGLRHRISDGGALAVVQVGQALGLLIVPVAALFGAISAVHLGLCGLLSGAAAALAGPARQALTADVADRLGPGAAARALAWQDLAHRASMVLAPPLAAAAVAATGPVPLLWCEAAGLTIAAVITLPVRPSRRPRKTDAPVRIRAVLRRHRELRRVFVMSGVGGAVWFAFVLGLAVLGAQTGRPGVLIAAGMAGYGLGSVAGAVAAPVLSTRLPPVRTAAFSWIVLGLAFVAIAAVDGSPVLIAVLAAAGGLAMPIGIAVVNALISFRTTGPERQAAFAAESIVHDGAATLGMLAGGAVIGAAGARPTLVVAGLLQIGVALALGGWFPHRPRRSDEGGLGGRGQNAGPRRSDEGGLGGRGQNAGPRRSDEGGLGGRGQNAGPRRSDDGGLGGRGQDAGHAGRPQCLQDVGLRVAHGEGTAVP from the coding sequence GTGCTGAAGACGACGGCGAAACGAGACCTGGGTGCGCTGCTCGCGGCCACCTTCCTGAGCTGGATGGGGCAACGGATCACCGCGATCGCCCTCCCGCTGGTGGCGCTCGCGCAGACCGGCGACGTGTGGACCACCGGGCTGGTCGCCGGTGCGGCCGGGCTTCCGCTGCTCACCTCCGGCTGGTGGGCCGGCGGCCTGCGGCACCGGATCTCCGACGGCGGGGCCCTCGCCGTGGTCCAGGTCGGCCAGGCGCTGGGGCTGCTCATCGTGCCGGTAGCCGCGCTGTTCGGGGCGATTTCAGCCGTACATCTGGGGCTCTGTGGTCTTCTGTCGGGAGCGGCCGCGGCCCTGGCCGGGCCCGCCCGGCAGGCGCTCACCGCCGACGTCGCCGATCGTCTCGGGCCGGGTGCCGCCGCCCGCGCGCTCGCCTGGCAGGATCTCGCGCATCGGGCCAGTATGGTCCTGGCGCCGCCGCTGGCGGCCGCCGCGGTCGCGGCGACCGGCCCGGTCCCGCTGCTGTGGTGCGAGGCCGCCGGTCTGACGATCGCCGCCGTGATCACCTTGCCGGTGCGTCCGTCGCGGCGACCCCGCAAGACCGATGCGCCGGTACGGATCCGCGCGGTTCTGCGCCGGCACCGGGAATTGCGGCGGGTCTTCGTGATGAGCGGCGTGGGCGGCGCGGTCTGGTTCGCGTTCGTGCTCGGTCTGGCGGTGCTCGGTGCCCAGACCGGCCGTCCGGGGGTGCTGATCGCCGCGGGCATGGCCGGCTACGGGTTGGGTTCGGTGGCCGGCGCCGTCGCCGCACCCGTCCTGTCCACGCGGTTGCCGCCGGTGCGCACCGCGGCGTTCAGCTGGATCGTTCTCGGTCTGGCGTTCGTGGCGATCGCCGCCGTGGACGGTTCCCCGGTGCTGATCGCGGTCCTCGCCGCAGCCGGTGGACTGGCCATGCCGATCGGCATAGCGGTCGTGAACGCCCTGATCAGTTTCCGCACCACCGGCCCGGAACGGCAGGCCGCGTTCGCCGCCGAGAGCATCGTCCACGACGGCGCCGCCACGCTGGGCATGCTGGCCGGCGGCGCGGTGATCGGTGCCGCCGGTGCCCGGCCGACCCTGGTGGTGGCCGGCCTCCTGCAGATCGGCGTGGCCCTGGCGCTGGGCGGATGGTTCCCGCACCGGCCGCGGCGGTCAGACGAGGGCGGCCTCGGTGGTCGGGGACAGAATGCCGGGCCACGCCGGTCAGACGAGGGCGGTCTCGGTGGTCGGGGACAGAATGCCGGGCCACGCCGGTCAGACGAGGGCGGTCTCGGTGGTCGGGGACAGAATGCCGGGCCACGCCGGTCAGACGACGGCGGTCTCGGTGGTCGGGGACAGGATGCCGGCCACGCCGGCCGCCCGCAGTGTCTGCAGGACGTTGGCCTGCGGGTCGCGCACGGTGAAGGAACGGCCGTGCCGTAA
- a CDS encoding STAS domain-containing protein, producing the protein MTGPFTVCKHDDGDGGVRLEVGGELDHDVSEALSLILINAAEQEGVRHLVVDLAAVPFLGAAGMRSLLTGRQVALRHGRSFTVRDPQANVLQTLRAAGVAGILSPTTETAVV; encoded by the coding sequence ATGACCGGCCCGTTCACGGTGTGCAAGCACGACGACGGCGACGGCGGGGTACGGCTCGAGGTCGGTGGCGAGCTCGATCACGACGTCAGTGAGGCACTCAGTCTGATCCTGATCAACGCGGCCGAGCAGGAGGGGGTCCGTCACCTGGTGGTCGACCTCGCCGCGGTGCCGTTCCTCGGCGCGGCCGGCATGCGCAGCCTGCTCACCGGGCGTCAGGTGGCGTTACGGCACGGCCGTTCCTTCACCGTGCGCGACCCGCAGGCCAACGTCCTGCAGACACTGCGGGCGGCCGGCGTGGCCGGCATCCTGTCCCCGACCACCGAGACCGCCGTCGTCTGA
- a CDS encoding winged helix-turn-helix transcriptional regulator, whose translation MPDTEEHRSGCPINLTLEVLGDRWSLLIIRDMMFGDRRHFRALLTGSEEGIATNILADRLHRLTRLGMITSAPDPGHKQRLRLSLTEPSIQLVPVLAHLGAWGRRHLPASPELSIRAELLERGGPPMWSRFMDELRELHLGLPRPPGTPSVLDELTTAYETEAARVRES comes from the coding sequence ATGCCAGACACCGAAGAGCACCGGTCCGGATGCCCGATCAACCTCACCCTGGAGGTGCTGGGCGACAGATGGTCGCTGCTGATCATCAGGGACATGATGTTCGGCGACCGCCGGCACTTCCGGGCGCTGCTCACCGGCTCCGAGGAGGGCATCGCCACGAACATCCTGGCCGACCGCCTGCACCGGCTGACCCGGCTCGGCATGATCACCTCGGCGCCCGATCCGGGGCACAAGCAGCGGCTCCGGCTGAGCCTGACCGAGCCGTCGATCCAGCTGGTCCCGGTCCTCGCCCACCTGGGCGCCTGGGGCCGCCGCCACCTCCCGGCGTCACCCGAGCTGTCGATCCGGGCCGAGCTGCTGGAGCGCGGCGGCCCGCCGATGTGGTCCCGTTTCATGGACGAGCTACGGGAACTGCACCTGGGCCTGCCCCGCCCACCCGGCACCCCGTCGGTCCTCGACGAACTGACCACCGCCTACGAGACCGAAGCGGCCCGCGTCCGGGAGTCGTGA
- a CDS encoding dihydrofolate reductase family protein, with protein sequence MAFVTASISVSADGFVAGVNLSAEKPFGDGPVDELHRWMFETPEENRAELDEIVAADAFIMGRNMFGPIRGEWDMSWQGWWGDEPPYHKPVFVLTHHAREDLPMAGGTTFHFVTGGIHEAFDQARKATGDGHIAIAGGAATVNQFLAAGLIDQLSLQITPVVLGAGQRLFDGVPVLKLEQIGSRSASLTTHIKYRVVR encoded by the coding sequence ATGGCCTTCGTCACCGCCTCCATCTCCGTGTCGGCCGACGGCTTCGTCGCCGGTGTGAACCTCAGTGCCGAGAAACCGTTCGGCGACGGCCCGGTCGACGAACTGCACCGCTGGATGTTCGAGACGCCCGAGGAGAACCGGGCGGAGCTCGACGAGATCGTCGCCGCCGACGCGTTCATCATGGGCCGCAACATGTTCGGCCCGATCCGCGGCGAATGGGACATGAGCTGGCAGGGCTGGTGGGGCGACGAACCGCCGTACCACAAGCCGGTCTTCGTCCTCACCCACCACGCCCGCGAGGACCTGCCGATGGCCGGCGGCACCACCTTCCACTTCGTCACCGGCGGCATCCACGAGGCGTTCGACCAGGCCCGCAAGGCCACCGGCGACGGCCACATCGCGATCGCCGGTGGCGCCGCGACCGTCAACCAGTTCCTCGCCGCCGGACTGATCGACCAGCTCAGCCTCCAGATCACGCCGGTCGTCCTCGGCGCCGGGCAGCGGCTCTTCGACGGTGTGCCCGTGCTGAAACTGGAGCAGATCGGCTCCCGCTCGGCGTCGCTGACCACACACATCAAATACCGCGTGGTTCGCTGA